One Cololabis saira isolate AMF1-May2022 chromosome 18, fColSai1.1, whole genome shotgun sequence genomic region harbors:
- the plg gene encoding plasminogen: MDLYKAAFLLAAFISTVVGSAEVDGYSKTEGAWVLSLNRRQYTVGTAAECSAKCNTETSFTCKSFAYIEKDQECWTAAANSKTEPVLRRSSSALYEKNEYLLECVHGIGKDYRGTKSKTKSGKVCQRWAAKIPHRPNITPQSHPLGDLDSNFCRNPDSDSGGPWCYTTDPSTRWEHCNVSSCTEECIHCSGENYRGKISTTEKGFTCQRWDSQKPHNHGYNPSALPDKYLEENYCRNPDGEPRPWCLTTSTSKRWDFCSIPRCTSEPPTIVPEVTCATGEGEAYRGTVSVTESGKTCQSWSAQTPHTHNRSPENYPCKGLDSNNCRNPDNERMPWCYTTDPATRWEYCRVPRCGDAPESDDGVIPPEEDDCYEANGSSYRGITSETISGKKCQMWSSMTPHKHAKTPREYPTADLRRNLCRNPDGDRAPWCYTTDPRVRWEYCNLEKCQSKPSGPLSTNAPTPQATQSPAERDCKIGNGVTYRGPTSMTVLGVTCQAWTAQSPHQHNSFTPQTHPSKGLDSNNCRNPDNDVNGPWCYTTDRNKKWDYCQIPDCEGLNCGTPVIKPKRCFGRIVGGCVSRPHSWPWQISLRTDTGIHFCGGTLIHPQWVLTAAHCLERSRRPSAYQVVMGIHRETATESSKQVRRLEKLVLGPNRADIALLKLDRPALINDKVLPICLPEKDFIVPSRTECYVTGWGETQGTGGEGVLKETGFPVIENKICNRPSYLNGRVKDHEMCAGNIEGGTDSCQGDSGGPLVCYSQNKYVLQGVTSWGLGCANAMKPGVYARVSKFVDWIDRTIKAG; the protein is encoded by the exons ATGGATCTGTATAAAGCAGCTTTCCTCTTGGCAGCCTTCATCTCCACTG TAGTGGGAAGTGCTGAGGTGGACGGCTACTCCAAAACTGAGGGGGCATGGGTCCTCTCTCTTAACAGAAGACAGTATACAGTGGGCACTGCGGCTGAGTGTTCTGCCAAATGCAACACAGAAACATCCTTCACATGCAA ATCTTTTGCCTATATTGAAAAGGATCAAGAATGTTGGACAGCAGCAGCAAATTCAAAAACAGAGCCTGTCCTGCGCCGAAGCAGCTCTGCTTTATATGAGAAAAACG aATATCTTCTGGAGTGTGTACATGGAATAGGAAAAGATTATAGAGGGACAAAGAGTAAAACGAAATCAGGAAAGGTGTGTCAGAGATGGGCTGCAAAAATCCCGCACAGGCCCAA CATCACGCCGCAGAGCCACCCCCTAGGAGACCTTGACTCTAACTTCTGTCGGAACCCTGATAGTGACAGTGGGGGACCTTGGTGCTACACCACTGACCCCAGCACCCGCTGGGAGCACTGCAACGTATCCAGCTGTACTG AGGAGTGTATTCATTGCAGCGGTGAAAACTACAGAGGAAAGATTTCCACCACTGAAAAGGGTTTCACCTGCCAGCGCTGGGACTCCCAAAAGCCTCACAACCACGGCTACAATCCCAGCGC TCTTCCAGACAAGTATCTTGAAGAAAACTACTGCAGAAACCCAGATGGAGAACCCCGACCATGGTGCTTGACCACCAGCACTTCCAAACGATGGGACTTCTGTTCCATACCCCGCTGTA CATCGGAACCTCCCACCATCGTCCCAGAGGTGACCTGCGCCACTGGCGAGGGTGAAGCATATCGTGGCACGGTATCTGTTACTGAGTCTGGCAAAACTTGCCAGAGCTGGTCTGCTCAGACGCCCCATACACACAATCGCTCACCAGAAAACTACCCTTGCAA AGGTCTAGATAGCAACAACTGTCGTAACCCAGACAATGAAAGGATGCCCTGGTGTTACACCACTGACCCCGCGACTCGCTGGGAGTACTGCAGGGTGCCACGCTGCGGGGATGCCCCTGAATCAG ATGATGGTGTGATTCCACCTGAGGAGGACGATTGTTATGAAGCGAATGGCTCCAGTTATCGAGGAATAACATCAGAGACCATCAGTGGAAAAAAATGCCAAATGTGGAGCTCCATGACTCCCCACAAACATGCCAAAACTCCCCGGGAATACCCGACAGC AGACCTCAGGAGGAATCTCTGCAGAAACCCTGATGGAGACAGAGCCCCCTGGTGCTACACTACAGACCCCAGAGTCCGCTGGGAGTACTGCAACCTGGAGAAATGCCAGAGCAAGCCTTCAGGGCCACTTTCCACCAATGCACCAACACCGCAGGCCACTCAGAGCCCTGCAGAGAGAG ACTGCAAGATTGGAAATGGTGTGACATACCGAGGCCCAACCTCCATGACAGTACTAGGTGTGACTTGCCAGGCATGGACCGCTCAGAGCCCTCACCAACATAACAGCTTCACTCCACAAACACACCCCAGTAAGGGTCTGGATAGCAAC AACTGCAGAAACCCAGACAATGATGTGAACGGACCATGGTGCTACACCACTGACAGGAACAAGAAATGGGACTACTGCCAGATTCCCGACTGTG AAGGACTCAATTGTGGGACACCAGTTATCAAACCAAAGCGCTGTTTTGGTCGCATTGTTGGTGGCTGTGTGTCCAGACCTCACTCATGGCCCTGGCAGATCAGCCTCCGAACCGA TACAGGAATCCATTTCTGTGGTGGAACTCTAATCCACCCTCAGTGGGTCCTCACCGCTGCACACTGCCTGGAGAG gtcccGCCGGCCCTCGGCCTACCAGGTGGTGATGGGTATCCACCGGGAAACAGCCACCGAGTCATCAAAGCAAGTGAGGCGGCTTGAGAAACTGGTGCTGGGACCCAACAGAGCTGACATTGCTCTGCTCAAACTTGATAG aCCTGCTTTAATAAATGACAAAGTGCTGCCGATTTGCCTGCCAGAAAAGGACTTCATTGTTCCAAGCAGAACAGAATGTTATGTTACTGGATGGGGTGAAACTCAAG GTACGGGGGGTGAAGGTGTCCTGAAGGAAACTGGTTTCCCTGTCATTGAGAACAAGATCTGTAATCGTCCATCATACTTGAACGGCAGAGTGAAGGACCATGAGATGTGTGCTGGAAACATTGAGGGAGGAACTGACAGCTGCCAG GGCGACAGCGGAGGTCCTCTGGTGTGCTATTCCCAGAACAAGTATGTCCTGCAGGGTGTGACGTCATGGGGCTTGGGATGTGCCAACGCCATGAAACCTGGCGTCTATGCTAGAGTGTCAAAGTTTGTCGATTGGATTGATAGAACCATTAAAGCCGGCTAA